The Caulifigura coniformis genome includes a region encoding these proteins:
- a CDS encoding dipeptidase has product MTEVEAFLKDHSDRFVEELKTFLRIPSVSAVSAHQGDVRRAAEWVRDQLTQAGVASDLVETDGHPIVYGEWLKAPGAPTVLVYGHYDVQPPDPLAEWKTPPFEPDVRDGLIYARGATDDKGQMLTHIKSVEAWLKSVKSLPVNVKFVIEGEEEVGSDNLDRFLESRKEQLKCDVAVVSDTSQYAPGIPAITYGLRGIVACEVTLHGPSQDLHSGIFGGSIANPCNILAKLLGQLHDDKGRVQVPGFYDDVTDLLPEERKQFAALPFDEQEFLRSLGAPAPFGEAGYSTLERRWARPTCDINGITGGYQGEGPKTIVPAKASAKITCRLVPAQQNETIIKSLEQFLRDRCPSTVRMEFKTYHGCPATVCDIHSPFMKAAKKAVKVGFGAEPVLIREGGSIPVVGTFKAVLGVDTLLLGWGQNTDNLHSPNEHFSLDAFHRGIHASAALWAELAKGS; this is encoded by the coding sequence ATGACAGAGGTCGAAGCGTTTCTCAAAGATCATTCTGATCGATTCGTCGAGGAACTCAAGACCTTTCTACGAATCCCCAGTGTCAGCGCGGTCTCCGCCCACCAGGGGGACGTGCGTCGCGCGGCCGAGTGGGTTCGCGACCAGCTCACGCAAGCGGGCGTCGCTTCCGATCTTGTCGAAACCGACGGACATCCGATCGTGTACGGCGAGTGGCTCAAGGCACCCGGGGCGCCGACCGTGCTCGTCTATGGGCACTACGACGTTCAACCACCCGATCCGCTGGCGGAATGGAAGACTCCTCCGTTCGAACCCGATGTCCGTGACGGCCTCATCTACGCGCGGGGGGCCACCGATGACAAAGGACAGATGCTGACTCACATCAAGTCGGTAGAGGCGTGGCTCAAGTCCGTGAAGTCGCTTCCGGTGAACGTGAAGTTCGTCATCGAAGGGGAAGAAGAAGTCGGTAGCGACAACCTCGACCGCTTCCTCGAATCGAGGAAGGAGCAGTTGAAGTGCGATGTCGCTGTCGTCAGTGATACAAGCCAATACGCGCCCGGAATTCCGGCCATTACTTACGGTCTGCGAGGGATCGTGGCCTGCGAGGTCACTTTGCACGGACCCAGTCAGGATCTGCACAGCGGCATCTTTGGTGGTTCGATCGCGAATCCGTGCAACATCCTTGCAAAACTGCTCGGCCAGCTCCACGACGACAAGGGGCGCGTCCAGGTCCCGGGCTTCTACGACGACGTGACTGATCTGTTGCCGGAAGAGCGAAAGCAGTTCGCGGCTCTCCCTTTTGACGAGCAGGAGTTCCTCCGGTCCCTCGGAGCTCCGGCGCCGTTCGGCGAGGCTGGTTATTCGACACTCGAACGCCGTTGGGCCCGGCCGACCTGCGACATCAACGGCATCACCGGCGGCTACCAGGGCGAAGGTCCGAAAACGATCGTGCCGGCAAAGGCATCGGCCAAGATCACGTGTCGTCTCGTCCCGGCACAACAGAACGAGACGATCATCAAGTCGCTGGAGCAATTCCTCCGGGACCGTTGCCCGTCGACAGTCCGGATGGAGTTCAAGACCTACCACGGCTGCCCGGCAACGGTGTGCGACATCCACAGCCCGTTCATGAAAGCGGCAAAGAAGGCGGTGAAGGTCGGCTTCGGAGCCGAGCCGGTGCTGATTCGTGAGGGTGGATCGATCCCGGTGGTCGGCACATTCAAGGCGGTGCTCGGAGTTGACACGCTGCTGCTGGGATGGGGCCAGAACACGGACAACCTCCACAGCCCGAACGAGCATTTCAGCCTGGATGCATTCCACCGGGGGATTCACGCGAGTGCCGCGCTCTGGGCAGAGCTGGCCAAAGGTTCCTGA
- a CDS encoding elongation factor G — MVRYAVDCIRNIVFAGHGAVGKTTLADRMLYKAGKNTRPGCPDDGTSLLDTDDDEKERKHSVTSHLAHFDHNGCRVNLIDSPGYPDFIGHTISGLDAVETAVIVISATSGIEANTRRAFQLAEEASKARMVVINKCDGENIDLPALLGNLHELFGTHCALMNAPNGTGNRFTAVISALDPPANAPAGLPVDLAHAHQELIDAAVEADEALMEKYLSGVSLESEELSRAMVHAIADGALIPIFFMAAKKDIGVAEFMDALVAYAPSPIPLPLKAKQNGQDLVIEPLPDGPVVARVFKTRIDPFVSRMSFARLYSGTLKKDASLKNERSGKMLKAHQMLDVQGAQHEALSEAGPGELVVLVKADDLRTGDLLTSGIDGLATRPFTFPIPMIALAVEPKSQADQQKISGALHKIEDEDPTFTVSREEQTHEMVMHGMSELHLQLVRNRLHNREKVDVIVHTPRVPYHETVTTSAEGSYRHKKQSGGAGQFAEVHLRISPCPQGVNPEEYFTSERFTSLRHYHYDPAHNFCFIDRVTGGSVPNQFIPAVEKGVRERLEKGVLAGCQVQDVVVELFFGKDHPVDSNENAFKTAARMCFKEVFLKARPALLEPIVHLDITIPQAKLGDITSDLNSRRGRMEGMDNAPGGMTVVKAHAPLSEVTTYARSLSSMTGGQGSFTMEFSHYETVPPQEQQKIIAAAKVAEDEV, encoded by the coding sequence ATGGTCAGATACGCAGTCGACTGCATTCGCAACATTGTTTTCGCGGGGCATGGAGCCGTCGGAAAGACGACTCTGGCCGACCGGATGCTCTACAAGGCGGGCAAGAACACCCGGCCGGGATGCCCCGACGACGGAACCAGCCTGCTCGATACGGACGACGACGAAAAGGAACGTAAGCATTCCGTCACGTCCCACCTGGCCCACTTCGATCACAACGGCTGCCGCGTCAACCTGATCGACTCACCCGGCTATCCCGACTTCATCGGGCATACGATCTCCGGCCTCGACGCCGTCGAAACGGCCGTGATCGTGATCTCGGCCACCTCGGGCATCGAGGCCAACACCCGCAGGGCGTTCCAGCTGGCGGAAGAAGCGTCCAAGGCGCGGATGGTCGTCATCAACAAGTGCGACGGCGAGAACATTGATCTGCCTGCGCTGCTCGGCAATCTCCATGAACTCTTCGGCACGCACTGCGCGCTGATGAATGCTCCAAACGGAACCGGGAATCGATTCACCGCGGTGATCAGCGCCCTCGACCCGCCGGCCAATGCTCCCGCCGGACTGCCGGTTGACCTGGCCCACGCGCACCAGGAATTGATCGACGCGGCCGTGGAAGCGGACGAAGCGCTGATGGAGAAATACCTGAGCGGCGTTTCTCTCGAGTCCGAGGAACTGTCCCGGGCGATGGTGCACGCGATCGCCGATGGGGCCCTGATCCCCATTTTCTTCATGGCGGCGAAGAAGGATATCGGCGTCGCCGAGTTCATGGATGCGCTGGTCGCCTATGCTCCTTCGCCGATTCCCCTGCCGCTTAAGGCGAAGCAGAACGGGCAGGATCTGGTAATCGAGCCCCTTCCGGACGGCCCGGTCGTGGCCCGCGTTTTCAAGACGCGGATCGACCCGTTCGTCTCGCGGATGAGCTTCGCGCGTCTGTACTCAGGGACCCTGAAAAAGGACGCCTCGCTGAAGAACGAACGCAGCGGGAAAATGCTGAAGGCTCACCAGATGCTGGACGTCCAGGGGGCGCAGCACGAAGCATTGAGCGAGGCCGGGCCGGGCGAACTGGTTGTCCTGGTCAAGGCGGACGACCTCCGCACGGGCGATCTGCTGACATCGGGCATCGACGGCCTGGCAACGCGGCCGTTTACCTTCCCGATTCCGATGATCGCCCTGGCCGTCGAACCGAAGAGCCAGGCGGACCAGCAGAAGATCTCTGGCGCACTGCACAAGATCGAAGATGAAGACCCGACTTTTACGGTCTCTCGTGAGGAGCAGACGCACGAGATGGTCATGCACGGCATGAGCGAACTGCATCTGCAGCTCGTCCGCAACCGGCTGCACAATCGTGAGAAAGTCGACGTCATCGTCCATACGCCGCGAGTCCCGTATCACGAGACGGTGACCACCAGCGCCGAAGGAAGCTACCGGCACAAGAAGCAGTCGGGTGGGGCCGGCCAGTTTGCAGAGGTCCATCTCAGGATCTCCCCCTGTCCGCAGGGCGTGAACCCTGAGGAGTATTTCACGTCGGAGCGGTTCACCAGTCTCCGCCATTACCACTACGACCCGGCCCACAACTTCTGCTTCATTGACCGCGTGACCGGCGGTTCGGTGCCGAACCAGTTCATCCCGGCGGTGGAGAAGGGGGTTCGCGAAAGACTCGAGAAGGGAGTGCTGGCCGGCTGCCAGGTCCAGGACGTTGTCGTGGAGTTGTTCTTCGGGAAGGACCATCCGGTCGATTCCAACGAGAACGCGTTCAAGACGGCCGCCCGGATGTGCTTCAAGGAGGTGTTCCTGAAGGCCCGGCCGGCGCTGCTCGAGCCGATTGTCCACCTCGATATCACGATTCCCCAGGCGAAGCTGGGCGACATCACGAGCGATCTCAACAGTCGCCGGGGTCGGATGGAGGGGATGGACAATGCGCCCGGCGGGATGACGGTGGTGAAAGCCCACGCCCCGTTGTCGGAAGTGACGACCTATGCCCGAAGCCTGTCGAGCATGACGGGCGGACAGGGCTCCTTCACGATGGAGTTCAGCCACTACGAGACGGTCCCCCCGCAGGAGCAGCAGAAGATCATCGCGGCCGCGAAGGTGGCCGAGGACGAAGTCTAG
- a CDS encoding TolC family protein, whose translation MNTALPFFHVLRMLSPRSRRWITGALLLATLPGCSRQFWRRQADMDVYEAESQKLMDPRWAVPRVDITPDQRSRFFDPYDPDKPPLPPDDPFAHQYMHCVDGWEGYKGWHGFGDTATVENPQWLANFGITPEMIDPVTGQYTAALPALKGLTLQQAVELSLIHSRDYQTQLENVYLAALQVTFQRFQFGVRYLGTVGEPSAGLTTVVSPDGTTANDRTIGSTRFGISQVLPSGAQWIVELSNNTIWLFGGGGSTNTASLLAYQITQPLFFGAGRKVVLEALTQAERNLLYVIRDLARFRQQLFTDVVATNGAISYLGLLQSRQQIINQEENLRRLQQQVFKLQTNAERGRIVPSAFLPAVNDAVPPYLQEIPEQLRGLLFYDLAAQRLRWRSETTMTPEQSTAIRGLSDDEDFQLAVTDLVRQVRDPVNSLDVLQILSQYNQQENTLRNLERNFQDNLDSYKIELGLPPTIPVTLDVSLLDQFQLIAPQILELENEVDQKFSAAWASAAGVPDPNGVESDLYDLEKVRSVAKQFDELVKRVRVDVASRLESEVGTVAEMVPQRLQELSDEDDRRRLQIDFDRDRRVFNFSVKDFESIESQVAELEEQLALSRVENSALQAAHIRIKEAQESLVRFVRTMTVLEVGLRAEMIRVNAFDMIEERCLELALQNRVDLMNARGDVMDSRRLVEIAANRLQAALALTAEGDFGTSNSRNPLSFDEDNAEFRFGVQFRAPLDQIAERNAYRTSLINYQRARRSYMLFEDQVKQQVRRALRGMIVQEKNLETARGAVRRAALQYDALNEQTDDPARAAQAANSTTGGLQGNNVLTALNSILNAQNQLISSWVDYERNRLNIYRDMGIMDIGPDGLWNDPFYRSSPNDPALEVTPNPLSLPTPAGPRPDPGDDGSGFGRSIDAPRLDLPEVPEPR comes from the coding sequence ATGAACACGGCCCTGCCTTTCTTCCATGTCTTACGCATGCTGTCGCCGCGCAGTCGCAGGTGGATCACCGGCGCACTTCTGCTGGCGACACTGCCCGGATGCTCGCGGCAGTTCTGGCGGCGCCAGGCCGACATGGATGTTTATGAAGCGGAATCGCAGAAGCTGATGGATCCGCGCTGGGCCGTGCCGCGTGTCGACATCACTCCCGATCAGCGCAGCCGGTTCTTTGACCCGTACGATCCTGACAAGCCGCCACTCCCGCCGGACGATCCGTTCGCCCACCAGTACATGCATTGCGTGGATGGATGGGAAGGCTACAAGGGCTGGCATGGGTTCGGCGACACGGCGACGGTCGAAAATCCCCAGTGGCTGGCCAACTTCGGCATCACCCCGGAGATGATCGATCCGGTCACCGGCCAGTACACAGCAGCCCTGCCGGCGCTCAAGGGGCTTACCCTGCAGCAAGCCGTCGAGCTGTCGCTCATTCACAGCCGCGACTACCAGACGCAGCTGGAGAACGTGTACCTCGCCGCGCTGCAGGTGACCTTCCAGCGGTTCCAGTTCGGGGTGCGCTATCTGGGAACCGTCGGGGAACCGTCCGCCGGCCTGACCACGGTCGTCTCCCCGGATGGGACGACGGCCAACGACCGCACGATCGGCAGCACGCGTTTCGGCATCAGCCAGGTCCTCCCGTCGGGAGCCCAGTGGATCGTTGAACTGTCCAACAACACGATCTGGCTGTTCGGTGGCGGCGGATCGACCAATACGGCGTCTCTCCTCGCCTACCAGATCACACAGCCGCTGTTCTTCGGGGCGGGTCGCAAGGTCGTCCTCGAAGCGCTCACGCAGGCCGAGCGAAACCTGCTCTACGTGATTCGCGACCTGGCGCGCTTCCGGCAGCAATTGTTCACGGACGTCGTCGCGACGAACGGGGCGATCAGCTACCTGGGCCTGCTCCAGTCGCGGCAGCAGATCATCAACCAGGAAGAAAACCTGCGCCGCCTGCAGCAGCAGGTGTTCAAGCTGCAGACAAACGCGGAGCGTGGCCGCATCGTCCCGTCGGCGTTTCTGCCCGCGGTCAACGACGCCGTCCCCCCGTATCTGCAGGAGATTCCTGAACAGCTGCGCGGACTGCTGTTTTACGATCTCGCCGCACAGCGGCTTCGCTGGCGCTCCGAAACAACAATGACGCCCGAGCAGTCGACCGCCATCCGCGGGCTGAGCGACGACGAGGATTTCCAGCTGGCGGTCACCGACCTCGTCCGACAGGTCCGCGATCCGGTCAACTCCCTCGACGTGCTGCAGATCCTCTCCCAGTACAACCAGCAGGAAAACACCCTCCGGAACCTCGAACGGAACTTCCAGGACAACCTCGACTCATACAAGATCGAGCTCGGACTTCCGCCGACGATTCCAGTCACTCTCGACGTCAGCCTTCTGGACCAGTTCCAGCTCATCGCTCCACAGATCCTCGAACTCGAGAACGAGGTCGACCAGAAGTTCTCGGCCGCCTGGGCATCCGCCGCAGGGGTTCCGGACCCCAATGGCGTCGAGAGCGACCTCTATGACCTGGAGAAAGTTCGCTCCGTCGCAAAACAGTTCGACGAGCTGGTGAAGAGAGTGCGAGTCGACGTGGCCTCCCGCCTGGAAAGCGAAGTCGGGACCGTCGCTGAGATGGTGCCGCAACGACTTCAGGAACTCAGTGATGAAGATGATCGCCGACGGCTCCAGATCGACTTCGACCGCGATCGCCGCGTCTTCAACTTCAGCGTGAAGGACTTCGAGTCGATCGAATCGCAGGTCGCTGAGCTGGAAGAGCAGCTGGCGCTCTCGCGCGTCGAGAATTCCGCCCTGCAGGCAGCGCACATCCGGATCAAGGAAGCCCAGGAATCACTCGTCCGCTTCGTGCGGACGATGACGGTTCTCGAGGTCGGTCTCCGCGCCGAGATGATTCGCGTCAACGCCTTCGACATGATCGAAGAGCGCTGCCTCGAGCTGGCGCTGCAGAACCGCGTCGACCTGATGAACGCCCGTGGCGACGTCATGGACTCCCGCAGGCTGGTGGAGATCGCGGCCAACCGGCTGCAGGCTGCCCTGGCGCTGACGGCCGAGGGAGACTTCGGTACATCGAACTCGCGAAACCCGCTGTCGTTCGATGAGGACAACGCGGAATTCCGGTTCGGCGTCCAGTTCCGCGCTCCGCTGGACCAGATTGCGGAACGCAATGCCTACCGGACCTCGCTGATCAACTACCAGCGCGCCCGGCGGTCCTACATGCTGTTCGAGGACCAGGTGAAACAACAGGTGCGTCGCGCTTTGCGTGGCATGATCGTCCAGGAGAAGAACCTCGAAACGGCCCGCGGGGCCGTGCGCCGCGCCGCGCTCCAGTATGACGCCCTGAACGAACAGACCGACGATCCCGCGCGGGCTGCCCAGGCGGCCAACAGCACCACCGGCGGTCTGCAGGGTAACAACGTCCTGACGGCGTTGAACTCGATCCTGAACGCCCAGAACCAGTTGATCTCGTCGTGGGTCGATTATGAGCGAAATCGCCTGAATATTTACCGTGATATGGGTATCATGGACATAGGTCCAGACGGCCTCTGGAACGACCCCTTCTACAGGTCCTCCCCGAATGACCCCGCCCTCGAAGTCACGCCCAACCCGCTCTCTCTTCCGACGCCTGCTGGTCCCCGGCCTGATCCTGGGGACGACGGCAGCGGTTTCGGCCGCAGCATTGACGCGCCCCGACTGGATCTCCCTGAGGTTCCTGAACCGCGGTGA
- a CDS encoding MarR family winged helix-turn-helix transcriptional regulator has protein sequence MAPDGFVPTAAELRTSSSAGLVQRLLSAAHGLERRFDDCFSPLGLNLTRAEVLAYVARHGSDGCAQTDLAAALRLSESNICTLIERMRADGWLLRMRSNVDRRKSIVMLSPRGLDVMDELLESRRRQAAELLGALETGQLETLNRLLDAVLDSLAGSVTPSTSTIELRRAS, from the coding sequence ATGGCGCCCGACGGATTCGTACCCACCGCGGCCGAGCTTCGGACAAGTTCATCCGCAGGGCTGGTTCAACGACTGCTCTCCGCCGCGCACGGTCTCGAACGCCGCTTCGATGACTGCTTTTCTCCGCTCGGGCTGAACCTCACCCGCGCCGAAGTGCTGGCGTATGTCGCCCGGCACGGCAGCGACGGATGTGCTCAGACCGACCTTGCCGCGGCCCTGCGGCTGTCGGAATCGAACATCTGCACGCTCATCGAGCGGATGCGGGCCGACGGTTGGCTGCTCCGCATGCGATCAAATGTCGACCGACGCAAGTCGATCGTCATGCTCAGCCCTCGGGGGCTGGACGTCATGGACGAACTGCTCGAGTCACGGCGTCGCCAGGCGGCCGAACTCCTGGGCGCCCTGGAAACCGGCCAGCTCGAAACTCTCAATCGACTGCTCGACGCTGTTCTCGACTCGCTCGCAGGGTCCGTCACGCCCTCGACCAGCACCATTGAACTCCGGAGGGCCTCATGA
- a CDS encoding di-heme oxidoredictase family protein has product MPTRSLVVLACLASTSQSAIAGELPPPPGHASSATIAAGRELFTMNFAKPSEEKFPRGLGHNGNGLGPLFNETSCVACHNQGGPGGGGSLEHNVDVLGIVIEGQPKGTASQIVRDAQAVHPGLSENKPLLLVQRFAAGDSRRVEAYDAWRDSFFAAFERPSNSMLPRRRSNGVATVELVQRNTPALWGSGEIESLRQAGGDEIRRRLADEITAKKPWITGRPPISLTGDDGWYGWRGQVASLDGIVRGACASELGIQVEGAAESTHPLLEERPVRGRKSATKTVDLTEQQIHQLVSFVSELPRPVRRTPDASNSQIVMAGEKAFESVGCADCHVPDLGSVKGMYSDQLLHDMGPQTSDVQISAPLRRTRTVTRSQAGLPSGGGYYEMGGSVTTLMQDIRTTEVTGIVPTRRAMEWKTPPLWGVRDSYPYFHDGRAPTLKDAIRMHGGEAEKSAQEFNALDEASQNALITFLESLTLPAEQERFATR; this is encoded by the coding sequence ATGCCGACTCGCAGCCTGGTCGTGCTGGCCTGTCTCGCTTCGACATCGCAAAGCGCCATCGCCGGTGAACTTCCCCCCCCTCCGGGACACGCGTCGTCCGCGACGATCGCCGCCGGCCGTGAACTGTTCACGATGAACTTCGCCAAACCCAGCGAGGAGAAATTCCCCCGCGGCCTGGGGCACAACGGTAACGGGCTGGGACCGCTGTTCAATGAAACCTCGTGCGTGGCCTGCCACAATCAGGGCGGTCCCGGCGGCGGGGGAAGCCTTGAACACAATGTTGATGTTCTCGGGATCGTCATCGAAGGGCAGCCCAAAGGGACGGCGAGCCAGATCGTGCGTGACGCCCAGGCAGTCCACCCGGGCCTGTCCGAGAACAAGCCCCTGTTGCTGGTCCAACGATTTGCAGCCGGTGACAGTCGCCGTGTCGAAGCCTATGACGCCTGGCGAGATTCCTTCTTCGCGGCATTCGAACGTCCTTCCAACAGCATGCTGCCGCGGCGCCGCTCCAACGGAGTCGCCACAGTTGAGCTGGTCCAACGGAATACCCCTGCACTCTGGGGCTCGGGAGAAATTGAAAGCCTCAGGCAGGCTGGCGGCGACGAAATCCGGCGACGACTGGCAGACGAGATTACGGCGAAAAAGCCCTGGATCACTGGTCGGCCGCCGATTTCATTGACAGGTGACGATGGCTGGTACGGCTGGCGTGGTCAGGTGGCGTCGCTCGACGGGATTGTGCGGGGGGCTTGTGCGTCCGAGTTAGGGATCCAGGTCGAGGGTGCAGCGGAATCGACTCATCCGCTGCTCGAGGAACGCCCTGTTCGCGGCCGGAAGTCGGCCACGAAGACTGTCGACCTGACAGAACAGCAGATCCATCAGCTTGTCTCGTTCGTCAGCGAGTTGCCCCGTCCCGTCCGCCGGACTCCGGACGCTTCCAACTCGCAGATCGTGATGGCCGGCGAAAAGGCCTTCGAGTCCGTGGGATGCGCGGACTGTCATGTTCCGGACCTTGGCTCAGTGAAGGGGATGTATAGCGATCAGTTGCTTCACGACATGGGCCCCCAGACCAGCGACGTCCAGATTTCAGCGCCCCTCCGACGCACTCGCACGGTGACTCGTTCGCAGGCAGGTCTCCCGAGCGGCGGCGGCTACTACGAAATGGGCGGCAGCGTAACGACTCTGATGCAGGACATTCGAACGACCGAGGTCACCGGAATCGTTCCGACGCGTCGGGCCATGGAATGGAAGACCCCGCCGCTCTGGGGCGTCCGCGACTCATATCCCTACTTCCACGATGGCCGCGCACCGACTTTGAAGGACGCAATTCGGATGCATGGCGGCGAGGCTGAGAAGTCCGCCCAGGAATTCAACGCCCTCGATGAGGCATCGCAGAACGCGCTGATCACCTTCCTGGAGTCATTGACATTGCCCGCTGAGCAGGAACGGTTTGCGACTCGCTGA
- a CDS encoding di-heme oxidoredictase family protein produces the protein MRAGRIAGAWGSFILAGLSAVCADLSASDTAAKTGLTQNERIHLGREVFTMNFARPTSLAGDGQLGTRGNGLGPLLNDTSCVNCHHQGGVGGAGGIQNNVLMVGIVTRPNPGVSVDALLRDARRVHPGFSDDSPVKVLHRFALSDSEKSRGYDSWRDLVLEGFKANPEEPTVKPLRQKAGVATLELVQRNTPSLFGIGLIERLRGPAGEAARRRQALKQVEKTPWITGRIPLTPHRKPGWFGARGQVDSLESFVKSACANEMGLQVSGFQEVDLQPTNDPEKPSKRKKSNGRVDLNAIETDALIAFISDLPRPVEQVALTPEEVQRHASGKLAFNDLGCADCHVQDLGSARGIYSDMLLHEMGESMADVQTAVPELKVKRTATQVASGGGGGYGSTVSMRTLVNVDIEEVPSNPEREWKTPPLWGVRDSYPYLHDGRALTLEDAILQHGGEAEPAATAFRLAPAGRQRDLISFLESLQAPPTAEAPEL, from the coding sequence ATGCGCGCTGGTCGCATTGCCGGAGCCTGGGGCTCCTTCATCCTCGCGGGTCTGTCCGCCGTGTGCGCGGACCTCAGCGCTTCAGACACCGCGGCCAAGACCGGCCTCACGCAGAACGAGCGGATCCATCTCGGGCGCGAAGTGTTCACCATGAACTTCGCGCGCCCTACGTCCCTGGCCGGCGACGGGCAGCTCGGGACCCGCGGCAACGGGCTGGGGCCACTTCTTAATGACACCTCTTGTGTGAACTGTCATCACCAGGGAGGCGTCGGCGGCGCCGGGGGAATCCAGAACAACGTCCTGATGGTGGGGATCGTCACGCGGCCGAATCCCGGTGTTTCGGTCGACGCCCTGCTCCGCGATGCCCGCCGGGTCCACCCGGGGTTCAGCGACGATTCTCCCGTCAAGGTGCTCCATCGTTTTGCTCTTTCTGATTCCGAAAAATCCCGCGGATATGATTCGTGGCGCGACCTCGTTCTCGAGGGCTTCAAAGCCAACCCCGAAGAGCCGACCGTGAAGCCGCTCCGGCAAAAGGCAGGCGTCGCAACACTGGAACTCGTCCAGCGGAATACGCCCTCCCTGTTCGGCATTGGACTCATCGAACGACTGCGCGGCCCCGCGGGCGAAGCGGCCCGCCGCAGGCAGGCGTTGAAGCAGGTCGAGAAGACCCCCTGGATCACCGGCCGCATTCCGCTGACTCCCCATCGCAAGCCCGGCTGGTTCGGCGCGCGGGGCCAGGTGGATTCCCTCGAGAGCTTCGTGAAATCAGCCTGTGCCAATGAAATGGGCCTGCAGGTTTCCGGATTTCAGGAAGTCGACCTGCAACCTACCAACGACCCCGAGAAGCCATCGAAGCGTAAGAAGTCCAACGGACGCGTCGACCTCAATGCCATCGAAACGGACGCTCTGATCGCGTTCATTTCGGATCTTCCAAGACCGGTCGAACAGGTGGCTCTTACCCCCGAGGAAGTCCAGCGGCATGCGAGCGGCAAGCTGGCCTTCAACGACCTCGGCTGCGCCGATTGCCACGTTCAGGATCTCGGTTCCGCTCGTGGAATCTACAGCGACATGCTGCTGCACGAGATGGGTGAAAGCATGGCCGACGTGCAGACGGCCGTCCCCGAATTGAAGGTCAAGCGGACCGCGACGCAGGTCGCCTCGGGCGGAGGAGGCGGATACGGAAGCACCGTCTCCATGAGGACGCTCGTGAACGTCGACATTGAAGAAGTCCCCTCCAATCCGGAGCGCGAGTGGAAGACGCCGCCGCTCTGGGGGGTGCGTGACTCCTATCCCTACCTCCACGATGGACGTGCGCTGACCCTGGAGGATGCCATTCTCCAGCACGGCGGCGAAGCCGAGCCTGCTGCGACGGCCTTTCGACTGGCTCCGGCCGGTCGTCAGCGAGATTTGATTTCCTTCCTGGAATCGCTGCAGGCGCCGCCGACAGCCGAAGCCCCCGAACTGTAG